The genomic window CACTTATTTTGGAACTGTCAATataaagggggaaaaaaacactttACAAACGCAGGTTGTAATTGAGATGATTCACCAACGGAGCGGAGCGCACCATTTGCGATGACTGCATCAAGTAGGCTACCAATGAAACGTTTTTGTAGGACATTACATTTACTGTTAGATCAATTGCGTGGCTAAAGAAACAATATCATATTTAGATTTAGCAATCTCGCTAATGTGTTTTGAGTTCCCACTTCCTCAGTTGGTAAATGATGTAGCATAGTCTATCACCTAGGCCAATATGCACAACAAATATACAGGAAAATTCACCTCTAAAGAGACAAAAATATCAAATTATTCTGGATCCTATTTTGAAAAATTGCACATAACCAAGTATAACCATTGGATACCTGATTCATTTAATGAGGGAGTTATTTTCTTCACCTTTTTGGTTGTAGTCTGTTATAGCATAATACCCCCAGAAGAGCTACTGTGTGTGTAGACATTTGTTCCAGCCCCACTCTAACAAACCAGATTCTACAAATCGACCTTGTTAAGCTGACTCGGGTGTGTTTGAGCAGTGCTGGATCAAAAGCCTGCACGCCCCGTGGCCTAGCTCTGGTTTACCATGTGTTTTATATAGTAGCAGTGCTGTAAATTTGACCTTTTTTAAGGCATTTTTTTTAATCGTTATGGGTTTGAGTATCAATGTACTAAGCTGGTATTGAAATCGAAGCCAAAATTCTGGAAACTTAGTTGATGATTAGTCCATTGGGGTAGCCTAACAAATGCAGATgggcaaccccatgcttcagtCACCTAGTCTAGCCAGTAGCCACTAAACTACTACATTCGTCAGGCTCGTTGCTGAAATGGCACACCTGCCTGATAATGAGCCACCTTTGAAAGAGACAGCCCTAAAAATACGACTGTTGCTAACATGGGCTTATTTCTGGAGAAGTATATTAGCTGGTGTGGCGCGCGCAGACCTCGATTTGTATTAAATTGTACGCCAAGTGACATTTTTAAATGTCTTAAATTcaagtgcgtgtgcgtgtgttgcAGAGGTGAagaaggaggtggaggaaggGGATGAGCCCAGGgctgagacagagagcgagagcgaggagGAGCTGTCCTGCTTTGCCCCCCTGGTAAGCACCACATTGTCTGCCATCTTGCACCAGGGCACTAGAACCGTGTGTTGTTTGTGTGGACATATTTacctatacttgtggggaccagaacaAAAAttggaccaactggggacattttgtcgGCCCCCACAAGGGGAAAAAGGCtattaaggttagaattagggttgggggcaatgttccctcaaatgttgtcactgagcaaatttcacgtctactgagcgcaaacttgaatgttgtgaaaattctgtgcaacttccagtgcgcatttactgtgaacactgaggctgtacccgctttaaatTAGTTTTTTAACAGTTGGCCAAGTACACTACTATGGCTATTTTATCATAATATAGTcttaccagagtggcctaccatcaaaaacaatggagaaaatgacattttaacatggaaatagctgttctatcattcagcctagaTTCCATGAGACTTGTCAAATCATTTTGCTGATTCAATGGTTTGGCTGATTCAAAATTAGACAAGTGTTGCATGCCGATAATCTTTCCTTTCTCCCCAGCAATATGCAAATGTTCACTTCCCCTTATGGATTTGAAAGAAAATGAACGTTAATGGAAACTCCCTCTAGCCCATACCTTTTaaatccaatgcttttacataTGTCTGGAATAGAACAAGCGCACACTTCAGGAGGAATGAGAGATTATTTGTACTCAACCAAGATATTCCCCTCAATGAAAGGCTAAatatttgttttagttttttacaGAATGTGGTTTAATTCATGTTTGATTGTTGACATTTCCTCACAATTGAGAGGATAAGAAAATATTATGGCTTGACTTTGTAATGACCTAATTGGGCTCTAGAATGGGTTCTGTCGAGAGCCTTTCACTAAAGAACAATGGTGTTGTCATTCAATTGTACCATGTCATTGGTCAGGTGGATGCAAAGACCACAGCCCTGGCAATGGCCATCACCGACTCGGAGCTGTCTGACGAGGAAGCATCCATTTTGGAGAGTGGGGGTTTTTCCGTATCCAGAGCTACCACCCCACAGCTCACAGACGTCTGTGAAGGTAGGTACCCAAGCACAGCAGGCCCTTCCTCCAAAGTATCTGTCCTGTGCAACTTGGATTCAAAAGAAAAGGAATggtgtgtattcattagtgcaaacCGAAGCAAAAATGTTTTGCCTCATTAAAAAATACTCGCCTAGCGTGTTATTGTCGGTCAATCAAAGCGGCACCACAGTCAGAGGCCCCATGTGTAGCAAATGAAGTGGGAGATTTCTATTCAATGCAAAATTGAATTGGGTTACAATGATCAACCAACTGGTAGGCTGTTGTTTCATATGAATGGAGTTGTTGTACACAAGGATGCCTCAATTAGCCTTGCtattttagctagttagctggctaatttAGCTGGCTACTGTAGCTAGTTTCTTTACAAAGATTAGATGCAGTCAAGACGGACACTAGCAGATGGTATGATAGATAACCTATGGCAGCAACAAGTTTGACTAACTAAGCGTGTGTCGGTTTGCcaactttctctccctcctccgtgCCCCACACAGACTGTCACACACACCCTGCTCCCCTATCGCCCCTCCCCCACCCTTCCAAGCAGAGCGCAGTGCACCGGCTCTCAAGTTACGCAAGCAGGTCTCCATTGAAGTTTTAAAAATAATGCTCTTTAAAACATGTATTTAGACtatctgaagaagaaaaaaaaatattattctaatcgtgaaatcatttcaaatgcccGTCCCTAGCATATAACCCGATGttagacatacagttgaagtcggaagtttacatacacttaggttggagtcattaaaactcgttttttaaccactccacacatttcttgttaacaaactatagttttggcaagtcggttaggacatctactttgtgcatgacacaagtcatttttccaaaaattgtttatagacagattatttcactaataattattatatatattatatatgatatattatatatcacaattccagtgggtcagaagtttacatgtgctaaattgactgtgcctttaaacagcttggattatgtcatggctttagaagcttctgataggctaattgacataatttgagtcaattggaggtgtacctgtggattaatttcatggcctaccttcaaactcagtgcctctaagcactggggtggcagcatcatgttgtgggggtgctttgctgcaggagggactggtgcacttcacaaaatagatggcatcatgaggtaggaaaattatgtggatatattgaagcaacatctcaagaaatcagtcaggaagttaaagcttggttgcaaatgggtcttccaaatggacaatgaccccaagcatacttccaaaattgtgtaaaaatgtcttaaggacaacaaagtcaatgtattggagtggccatcacaaagccctgacctcaatcccatagggAATTTGTGGGCATTactaaaaaagtgtgtgcgagcaaggaggcctagaaacctgactcagttacaccagctctgtcaggaggaatgggccaaaattcacccaacttattgtgggaagcttgtggaaggctacccaaaacgtttgacccaagttaaacaatttaaaggcaatgctaccaaatactaattgaatgtaaataattttctctactattattctgacgtttcccattcttaaaatgaagtggtgattctaactgacctaagacagggattttttactaggattaaatgtcaggaattgtgaaactgagtttaaatgtacttggctaaagTGCAttttaacttccgacttcaactgtatgctgtTGACTCCTTCCTCATTCACTATATATCAGAATTACATTTTCACTGCATATTAAACGGCTACTCAGGATATTGTAGATATTCACTCGCAAAAAATATCTTGCCATGTGCAGGTGAGCTTTAAGCTGCTGCAATGTGACAGCTGCTGGACCAAAACGGCAGAGAAGTTCAGCCTTGCGATTCACATTCTTCGAAGTCAACCCAATATTGCGATTTACTTCACGCATTGCTGACTACCTTTaaccccatcctctctctctcctgtgacTGTTTAGACCTGGACCAGCAGAGTGTGCACAGTGACCCAGAGGAGGCCTTCCtaagggacctacctgaattccCCTCTATTGACGAGTTCCCCATCGAGCACAGCCTCCTCCACTTCCCATTGCGTGGCCCCGGTCAGGGCCAAGGGGACGGGGCCGCGGCTGGGGGAAGAGAGCCCTCAGAGGGGGAGCCCATGAGCCCCGCCAGCCTCCTCATCCAGCACCTGGCCTCCCCGCTCCACTTTGTCAACACACACTTCAACGGACATGGACGGCCACCAGGTGGGGACCAGGGACCACTGCTGGGTGCTGGGAGAGCGGAGGTGGTGGTGCATGGGGGGGAAGGGGAATCTCAGGCCCCGAGGCAGTCACTGGAGGCCCTGAGTGAGGAGATCGTGAACACGGCAATCTCCACCGTGGTGCAGAACACTCTGTCGGCCCTGCAACGCACCGAGGCAAGCAAGGGCCCATCCATCGCAGATTTCCTGCCCACTGACATGCCACCCAGCGCCCTGGAAAGCCCCCCCGCCCCTGTCGCCGAGACAGAGGAGGCAGAAAAGGACCAGGATGTGGTCGCTGCGGAGTCTGAGAGGAGTGCCGAGGAGATGCCGGACGACATGTTTGTACCGACCGAGGACGAGGACTTTGAGCTTCTGGACCAAAGTGAACTGGAGCAGATGGACGAGGGTCTTCTCAGTCCTGATGGACAGGGGGTAGTGGGAGTGGCCACTCCCGCAGACACACCCCCATCTCCGACGCACC from Salvelinus namaycush isolate Seneca chromosome 40, SaNama_1.0, whole genome shotgun sequence includes these protein-coding regions:
- the retreg2 gene encoding reticulophagy regulator 2 yields the protein MASGEEARRPSVSSSSVLEDLFPAGGSEPVCGDGNPELVQLRERLQGWLSQYEPLLLWVQRLLVWERPLYSIFVALTLNTLFWLLSSTSLRPLFLLSLSILGLMQLERWKHKIPLTTVQYPEANPMERETMNMQPRLLSIPELSFHLVESYLYCCLYVQEMLQYKRQNHGKFCAMMCSGCSVLAVVGHYVPGIMISYIIALSVLVWPLVVYHELIQRMYTGLEPILMKLDYSMKGDTQHRKHDKRKVKKEVEEGDEPRAETESESEEELSCFAPLVDAKTTALAMAITDSELSDEEASILESGGFSVSRATTPQLTDVCEDLDQQSVHSDPEEAFLRDLPEFPSIDEFPIEHSLLHFPLRGPGQGQGDGAAAGGREPSEGEPMSPASLLIQHLASPLHFVNTHFNGHGRPPGGDQGPLLGAGRAEVVVHGGEGESQAPRQSLEALSEEIVNTAISTVVQNTLSALQRTEASKGPSIADFLPTDMPPSALESPPAPVAETEEAEKDQDVVAAESERSAEEMPDDMFVPTEDEDFELLDQSELEQMDEGLLSPDGQGVVGVATPADTPPSPTHQPESF